In one window of Acidobacteriota bacterium DNA:
- the mutS gene encoding DNA mismatch repair protein MutS — protein sequence MTPMLRQYLELKEQAGSALLLYRMGDFYELFFEDAQVAAPVLGITLTRRRQNDSVDAPMCGVPHHAFDGYLGKLLDAGFRVAVAEQVEDPATAKGLVRRKIIRTHTPGTISDTGLLEGSEHCYLAAFGGDSEASALAWIEISTGTFEGMRSSDRESLTEQLARLRPREVLVTEDWDGWKDLWPVEIPRPTVTPVPPETFSPSAGEQRLRRVLGVSSVRGYGLDSGEPLVGMAGALLGYVENTQKGALSHLRGFTCHQTGDALILDRASLRNLEIERSADGTRKGSLIDILDHTETRMGSRLLRDWLVRPSNDLEEIGERHRAVAELVDGAELLRDLQSALDGLPDLERLAARIGLGLATPRELHGLRAGLDRLPAVADTIEQATSSRLRGLGETFDPMPDLAEILHQRLAEEPAQIAGAGVIAGGWNHELDEQRSLARGGKEMLAGIESQERTRTGIGSLKVKYNKVFGYFIEISKANLDRVPDDYERRQTLTNAERYITPELKELESRILSAEEQATALDRQLYAELVESLSHHAQRIAVSAEILAQLDVLCAFADRARRSNYCRPVMVDDAGIVIREGRHPVLEDVQRDPHFIPNDCRLHPQTSQIVLLTGPNMGGKSTYLRQCALITLMAHAGSFVPAREAEIGLTDRIFTRVGASDMLARGESTFMVEMTETANILHHATPRSLVILDEVGRGTATFDGLSLAWAIVEFLHDQEEHAGLVLFATHYHELTDLGRMLPRLVNRSMAVKEWRGSILFLHRVVEGPADNSYGIHVARLAGVPNTVCARAEEVLANIERHELKISGDPVMQTPRTANAERINQLDLFRAPVDEISDRLRRLDVDGITPREALELLAELHGKVHEQN from the coding sequence GGCCGAACAGGTCGAGGATCCGGCCACGGCGAAGGGGCTCGTTCGCCGCAAAATCATACGCACGCATACGCCTGGGACGATTTCCGACACCGGACTCCTCGAGGGTTCTGAGCACTGTTACCTCGCCGCTTTCGGCGGAGACAGCGAAGCCTCGGCCCTGGCGTGGATTGAGATCAGCACCGGCACGTTCGAAGGCATGAGAAGCAGTGACCGGGAGTCCCTTACCGAGCAGCTCGCTCGTCTTCGGCCGCGCGAGGTTTTGGTAACTGAGGACTGGGATGGTTGGAAAGACCTGTGGCCAGTGGAAATCCCCAGGCCGACCGTCACGCCGGTGCCGCCCGAGACCTTCTCGCCATCGGCCGGCGAGCAACGCTTGCGCCGCGTGCTCGGCGTCAGCTCGGTTCGTGGCTACGGGCTCGACTCCGGGGAGCCACTGGTCGGAATGGCTGGCGCTCTTCTCGGTTATGTCGAAAATACACAGAAAGGCGCCCTCAGCCATCTTCGCGGTTTCACCTGCCACCAGACGGGAGATGCGCTGATTCTCGACCGCGCCAGCCTTCGCAACTTGGAGATTGAGCGCTCGGCCGACGGAACGCGCAAGGGATCGCTGATCGATATCCTCGACCATACCGAGACCAGGATGGGTTCGCGGTTGCTCCGTGACTGGCTGGTGCGACCGAGCAACGACCTCGAGGAAATCGGAGAACGTCACCGTGCCGTCGCCGAACTCGTGGATGGAGCAGAGTTGCTGCGAGATCTTCAATCTGCTCTTGACGGCCTACCCGATCTCGAGCGCCTCGCCGCACGCATTGGCCTCGGCCTCGCCACGCCGCGGGAACTGCACGGCCTGAGGGCAGGTCTCGATCGCCTGCCGGCGGTCGCCGACACGATCGAGCAGGCTACCTCGTCGAGGCTTCGCGGGCTCGGCGAAACCTTTGACCCGATGCCTGATCTCGCGGAAATCCTCCACCAGCGCCTCGCCGAGGAACCCGCGCAGATCGCCGGTGCGGGCGTGATCGCCGGAGGCTGGAACCATGAGCTGGACGAGCAGCGAAGCCTCGCGCGCGGCGGCAAGGAGATGCTGGCCGGCATCGAATCCCAGGAACGGACCAGAACTGGAATCGGCTCTCTCAAGGTCAAGTACAACAAGGTCTTCGGTTACTTCATCGAGATCAGCAAGGCGAACCTCGACCGCGTCCCGGACGACTACGAACGGCGTCAAACTCTGACTAACGCGGAGAGGTACATCACGCCCGAGCTGAAGGAGCTCGAGTCTCGTATTCTGTCCGCCGAGGAACAGGCCACTGCGCTCGACCGCCAGCTGTATGCCGAGCTGGTGGAATCATTGTCGCATCATGCCCAACGGATCGCGGTTTCTGCCGAGATTCTCGCCCAGCTTGACGTGCTGTGCGCCTTTGCCGACCGGGCTCGACGCTCGAATTACTGCCGACCAGTGATGGTGGACGACGCCGGCATCGTCATCCGCGAGGGCCGCCATCCGGTGCTCGAAGACGTCCAGCGAGATCCGCACTTCATTCCAAACGACTGCCGCCTCCACCCCCAGACCAGTCAAATCGTCCTTCTTACCGGCCCGAACATGGGAGGCAAATCGACCTATCTCAGACAGTGCGCCCTGATAACGCTGATGGCCCATGCCGGCTCGTTCGTACCGGCAAGGGAGGCGGAGATCGGCCTCACCGATCGAATTTTCACCAGGGTCGGCGCTTCGGACATGCTGGCCAGGGGTGAATCCACTTTCATGGTGGAGATGACGGAAACCGCCAACATCCTCCACCATGCAACTCCGCGCTCTCTGGTGATTCTCGACGAGGTGGGACGTGGCACTGCGACCTTCGACGGCCTGTCCCTGGCCTGGGCAATCGTCGAGTTTCTGCACGACCAGGAGGAGCATGCCGGGTTGGTGCTCTTTGCGACCCATTACCACGAGCTGACCGATCTCGGGCGCATGCTGCCGAGGTTGGTCAATCGATCGATGGCGGTCAAAGAGTGGCGCGGCTCGATCCTCTTCCTCCACCGAGTCGTCGAAGGCCCTGCTGACAACAGCTACGGAATCCATGTCGCCCGCCTCGCGGGCGTCCCGAACACCGTTTGTGCACGCGCCGAGGAGGTCCTGGCCAATATTGAAAGGCACGAGCTCAAGATCTCCGGCGATCCGGTGATGCAGACCCCGCGGACGGCCAATGCAGAACGCATCAACCAACTCGATCTCTTCCGTGCGCCGGTGGACGAGATATCGGATCGCCTGCGTCGTCTCGACGTCGACGGAATCACTCCTCGGGAGGCCCTCGAGTTGCTCGCGGAACTCCACGGAAAGGTGCATGAACAGAACTGA